ATGATCATACACTACAGCTTCCTCAGCCTGTGGTTTTAATTCTACAGTTTTTGTTATGGCATTTTCAAGAAGGTTTTTAAAGTTATCGATAGGGTAATTTATTAATTGATATTCATCGTTTATTTCTTTTAAAGATAAATTTCTTGGTATTGTCATAGCACTTCGCCATGTATTGGTTGGCGTATCACGAGCGTAAGACCAATTGCTCATCCAGCCTATAAAAATTCGCTCTTGATTTGGCGTATTATTATACGTGATCCCTGCATAATTATCGGTGCCCCAATCAAGCCATTTTATATTTTCCTGTTTTGATGTAAATGTTGTGCCATCAAAATCACCTACAAAATATTGAGTGCCACTTCCCCCATTTGGCGCTCCTGGATTAATACTAATTAACAATACCCATTTTTCTTCACTTTCACCTTCTACTTTCAGAGGAAATAAATCAGGACACTCCCAAACTCCGCCATGAGCACCTTGGTTTTTGCCAAATTCACTTACTTTCTTCCAACCTATTAAATCTTTAGATTGCCAAATTTGCAAATGATTCCCAGCTACTAAAAGCATCGTCCAAGACTTGTTTTTTTCATTCCAAAAAACTTTTGGGTCTCTAAAATCTTTCATTCCTTCATTTTTTATGACAGGATTTCCTTCATAAACCTTAAATGTTTCTCCATTATCTAAACTGTAAGCAACTCCTTGAGTTTGAAAATCTGTTCTGCCTGCCTTTTCTCCATCCATATTGTGATATGTAAAAAGAGCTACTAAAGCAGGGTTTTCTTTAGATCCAAAACCAGAACTATTTTCAAAATCAATTACAGCACTCCCAGAAAATATATAACCATTTTTATCTGGGTACAAGGCTATTGGTTTTCTATCCCAATAGATCATATCTTTACTAGTTGCATGACCCCAATGCATGGGACCCCAAACAATATCATCAGGATAATATTGATAAAATAAATGATATACGCCTTTATGATACACTAACCCATTAGGATCATTCATCCACTTTTCTGATGGCGTAAAATGATATTGAGGTCTGTAGCTTTCTTCGTTTTCGTTTTTGATAGACTGAATTTCTACCGTATTCTTTTCTTTTTTCT
The sequence above is drawn from the Cellulophaga sp. Hel_I_12 genome and encodes:
- a CDS encoding glycoside hydrolase family 32 protein encodes the protein MAVFFSCNQKKEKNTVEIQSIKNENEESYRPQYHFTPSEKWMNDPNGLVYHKGVYHLFYQYYPDDIVWGPMHWGHATSKDMIYWDRKPIALYPDKNGYIFSGSAVIDFENSSGFGSKENPALVALFTYHNMDGEKAGRTDFQTQGVAYSLDNGETFKVYEGNPVIKNEGMKDFRDPKVFWNEKNKSWTMLLVAGNHLQIWQSKDLIGWKKVSEFGKNQGAHGGVWECPDLFPLKVEGESEEKWVLLISINPGAPNGGSGTQYFVGDFDGTTFTSKQENIKWLDWGTDNYAGITYNNTPNQERIFIGWMSNWSYARDTPTNTWRSAMTIPRNLSLKEINDEYQLINYPIDNFKNLLENAITKTVELKPQAEEAVVYDHFNQTQITFTTKARDFKLNFKNNFGDNLLLEMNGKENTFILNREKSGKVDFQEDFASIQKMPIGHLPKDLIEVKILMDWSSIEIFINKGQYVMTAQLFPNENYSQLNFVNTSEADVIFNEIKLEKVKSIWK